One genomic segment of Kiritimatiella glycovorans includes these proteins:
- a CDS encoding DUF5615 family PIN-like protein — protein MKLLFDQNLSFKLVQRLTVSFPGSKHIRDFALVREMDESIWVFAAKNGFTIVSKDSDFVHLSMVQGHPPKVVHVRFGNCSTNTILDRMIAHEHAIKEFISDSDESFLVLE, from the coding sequence ATGAAGCTGCTGTTTGACCAGAACCTGTCATTCAAGCTGGTGCAGCGGTTGACGGTTTCATTTCCCGGATCGAAGCATATCAGGGACTTTGCTCTTGTGCGCGAAATGGATGAATCGATTTGGGTCTTTGCGGCAAAGAATGGGTTTACCATCGTCTCAAAGGATTCGGATTTCGTGCATCTTTCGATGGTGCAAGGGCATCCGCCCAAGGTAGTACATGTTCGTTTCGGCAATTGTTCCACAAATACGATTTTGGATCGAATGATTGCGCATGAACACGCGATCAAAGAGTTTATTTCCGACTCAGACGAGTCTTTTCTGGTCCTTGAGTAG
- a CDS encoding DUF433 domain-containing protein: MDYTKIITIETGKRCGKPCIRGMRITVTDVLEYLASGMTVQEILNDFPELTEEDIRACLAFAAAREKRLVAAVA, from the coding sequence ATGGATTATACGAAGATCATCACCATAGAAACCGGCAAACGCTGTGGTAAGCCTTGTATCCGTGGCATGCGGATTACGGTGACAGACGTTCTGGAGTACCTTGCTTCCGGGATGACCGTTCAGGAGATTCTGAACGACTTCCCTGAGCTTACGGAAGAAGATATACGCGCGTGTCTGGCCTTCGCGGCGGCAAGGGAAAAGCGACTGGTTGCGGCGGTGGCATGA
- a CDS encoding xylose operon transcription regulator XylR — protein MPGTRKVAVVVPWHGYGARVLAGISRFARQHPQWVLHLVQSDSPVLYDDLKEWQPDGIISSLLDTADPVEIPHYRRPWVCILARPDDRRRPFVTIDEDAVGRMAAEYFAERGLRSFAFIGNREHEFSIQRAEAFEHALNEQGYACDTFLYRTRFYSQTRRERVNIDRRKRKWLEQMEKPAAVFACNDWEAFQFIQFCRQQEYRVPEEFAVLGAGNDEMLCHVCNPPMSSVRIPFERVGYEAAELLDQRLDQRKQEQRGHELPPMGLVSRQSTDVFRVGDAVVAKALDFIREHLTEPIKVEDLLRHVFVSRTLLERKFKTELGRTPLVEIRRQRIVRARQLLADTDESILEIAEKCGFSSDIRLSTVFKEITGQSPSQYRRRVRVT, from the coding sequence ATGCCGGGAACGAGAAAGGTGGCGGTGGTAGTGCCGTGGCACGGCTACGGAGCCCGGGTACTGGCCGGGATTTCGCGGTTCGCCCGGCAGCATCCCCAATGGGTGCTGCACCTCGTGCAGTCCGATTCGCCCGTCCTGTACGACGATCTCAAGGAATGGCAGCCGGACGGGATCATCTCGAGCCTGCTCGATACGGCCGACCCCGTGGAGATCCCTCATTACCGGCGTCCCTGGGTATGCATTCTGGCCCGGCCGGACGACCGGCGGCGGCCGTTTGTGACCATTGATGAAGACGCGGTGGGGAGAATGGCGGCGGAGTATTTCGCCGAGCGCGGGCTCCGGTCGTTCGCGTTCATCGGCAACCGGGAGCATGAGTTCTCCATCCAGCGTGCGGAGGCCTTCGAACACGCGCTCAATGAACAGGGATATGCGTGTGATACCTTTCTCTACCGCACCCGCTTCTACAGTCAGACCCGCCGGGAGCGGGTGAACATCGATCGGCGCAAACGTAAGTGGCTCGAACAAATGGAGAAACCAGCCGCGGTTTTCGCCTGCAATGACTGGGAGGCCTTTCAGTTCATCCAGTTCTGCCGGCAGCAGGAATACCGCGTTCCGGAAGAATTCGCCGTCCTCGGCGCGGGAAACGACGAGATGCTCTGCCACGTCTGCAATCCCCCGATGTCGAGCGTCCGCATCCCCTTCGAGCGTGTAGGGTACGAGGCGGCGGAACTGCTCGACCAGCGACTCGATCAAAGAAAGCAGGAACAGCGCGGTCACGAGCTTCCGCCGATGGGACTGGTCAGCCGGCAGTCCACCGACGTCTTCCGTGTGGGGGACGCCGTGGTGGCCAAGGCGCTCGATTTCATCCGGGAACACCTCACCGAACCGATCAAGGTCGAGGATCTCCTGCGTCACGTCTTTGTGTCCCGCACCCTGCTTGAACGCAAATTCAAGACCGAGCTGGGCCGCACCCCGCTCGTCGAGATCCGCCGACAGCGGATCGTGCGCGCCCGGCAGCTTCTCGCGGACACCGACGAATCGATCCTGGAAATCGCCGAGAAGTGCGGCTTCAGCAGCGATATCCGCCTCAGCACCGTCTTCAAAGAGATCACCGGCCAGTCCCCCTCCCAGTACCGGCGGCGCGTCCGCGTCACGTAG
- the ltrA gene encoding group II intron reverse transcriptase/maturase yields the protein MTEEATEYYRIDDRLLPPKLAALRQKLSQKAKQEKRFRFYSLYGHIGRADTLLAAWKHVRANGGKEGPDGVTIEDIEQSQGGVEAFLADIERSLKDRTYRAGKVRRVYIQKVNGKLRPLGIPSVRDRVVQTATVLILEPIFEADFKDCSHGFRPERSAHDALKAIGQELRQGRCAVYDADLAGYFDSIPHDKLIACVQMRVTDRSVLKLIRMWLKAPVEETEKGKPPTVKRNDKGTPQGGVISPLLANIYLHWFDAVFYRKDGPARWAKAKLVRYADDFVVLARYIGPQLEAFIEAKIEGWLGLKINRDKTRILDAREPGQTLDFLGYSFRYDRDLGGRPCRYWNLTPSRKALQRERDRLREMTGPEQCFKPLPTVIDELNMQMRGWANYFSLGYPRVAFRHVNGYVRQRLTRHAKRRSQRGYWPPEGMSYYAHFKNMGLIYL from the coding sequence ATGACAGAAGAAGCGACGGAGTACTATCGCATTGACGACAGACTCTTGCCGCCGAAACTCGCCGCGCTGAGACAGAAGCTGAGTCAGAAGGCCAAACAGGAGAAGCGGTTTCGCTTCTACAGTCTCTATGGCCACATTGGCCGGGCCGACACTCTGCTGGCGGCATGGAAACATGTACGCGCTAACGGCGGAAAAGAAGGCCCCGATGGTGTGACCATCGAGGACATCGAACAGAGTCAAGGAGGAGTCGAAGCCTTCTTGGCGGATATTGAACGCAGCCTGAAGGATCGAACCTACCGTGCTGGAAAAGTGCGGCGGGTCTACATCCAGAAGGTGAACGGGAAACTCCGTCCCTTGGGAATACCCTCGGTGCGGGATCGGGTCGTGCAGACCGCTACGGTTCTGATATTGGAACCGATCTTTGAAGCTGACTTCAAGGACTGCTCCCATGGGTTCCGGCCTGAGCGCTCGGCGCATGATGCGTTGAAGGCGATTGGGCAGGAGCTCCGGCAAGGGCGGTGTGCGGTGTATGATGCGGATCTGGCCGGCTATTTCGACAGTATTCCACACGACAAGCTCATCGCTTGTGTGCAGATGCGTGTCACCGACCGGTCCGTGCTGAAGCTGATCCGAATGTGGCTGAAAGCGCCGGTAGAGGAAACGGAGAAAGGCAAACCGCCGACCGTGAAGCGCAACGACAAGGGCACGCCGCAAGGCGGGGTCATTTCGCCGCTTCTGGCCAACATCTATCTGCACTGGTTCGATGCGGTGTTTTACCGCAAAGACGGACCGGCACGGTGGGCGAAGGCCAAACTGGTGAGGTACGCCGATGACTTCGTGGTCCTCGCCCGGTATATCGGTCCGCAACTCGAAGCGTTCATCGAAGCCAAGATAGAAGGGTGGCTCGGGCTGAAGATCAACCGGGACAAGACCCGGATACTCGATGCTCGGGAACCGGGGCAGACGCTGGACTTTCTCGGATATAGCTTCCGCTATGACCGGGACCTCGGCGGACGCCCGTGCCGGTACTGGAACCTGACACCGTCGCGGAAAGCGCTCCAACGGGAACGTGATCGGCTTCGGGAGATGACCGGACCGGAACAATGCTTCAAACCTCTGCCGACGGTGATCGACGAACTCAACATGCAAATGCGAGGATGGGCAAACTACTTTTCGCTGGGTTATCCGCGTGTGGCATTCCGCCACGTCAATGGATACGTGCGACAGCGTCTCACGCGACATGCGAAACGACGCAGTCAGCGCGGCTACTGGCCCCCTGAAGGTATGAGCTACTACGCGCATTTCAAGAACATGGGACTGATCTACCTGTGA
- a CDS encoding glycoside hydrolase family 65 protein, with protein sequence MTDGEKDIAASADAAGWTIEEHSYHPAREPLGGTQYCIGNGYMGLRGSYEELGTKDVQGLFVAGVFHRRLRKQFCRADTFCRKQYIFDEEAMTTPEEICEIQNLPDPLFVQMQVHDRPFRLWDGELLEYRRRLDLRTGELVRTVRRDDGEGRITRFEFRRFCGMDRRHLIMQRICVTPENHDAVLAFRSGIDAGLNDTCEDTIHEEAEDGFTLRSTLPSTGVSVFQAVRHRILADGRPADPAWSRGERLRRHTASTRLEVAKGETVVLEKSCALYSSRDPDLDDPAEAAVELADRAAAEGYDAAFGSHAEAWRRLWRETDIRIENGPDDQRMIRFAIFHLIIASPHPDSSVSIAAKSLSGYGYGGCVFWDDDINLAPFYQWALPEYARSHHRYRTRMLDAAREYAQSEGREGARYPWQSSVSGHEHAPVSINCSRTQIHVVPDVAHSIFRYAATSGDREFLYRHGLEAAVESSRYMMQRLVRHEAEDRYEIHGVGGPDEYHPITNNNAYTNWTTAEVLLRTADALDALRAEDADRARELEARLQLRDGEPARWREAGQKMFRPVDETTGLIPQCDGFFDLQDDWERVGSDWGGPGAEYHRCKGIKQPDVILLLTLFPEQFERRHWVANWDYYERFILHGSSLSPSIHALAAAKIGLVQRARYYFRLAGSFDFEDYNNDSEAGIHIGNCGGLWQAAIYGFAGLELRGDTLYFDPHLPEEWGAISFRLHFRGQAVDAAVRSGGVEIRADESNPAPVRIGGFGRTDEVRAGETKELTGHAS encoded by the coding sequence ATGACGGACGGAGAAAAAGACATCGCGGCCTCGGCGGACGCGGCGGGCTGGACAATCGAAGAGCACTCGTACCACCCGGCCCGTGAACCGCTCGGCGGGACGCAGTACTGCATCGGCAACGGCTACATGGGCCTGCGCGGGAGTTACGAGGAACTGGGCACGAAGGACGTCCAGGGGCTCTTCGTGGCCGGGGTCTTCCATCGTCGCCTGCGTAAGCAGTTCTGTCGCGCCGATACCTTCTGCCGCAAGCAATACATCTTCGACGAGGAGGCGATGACCACCCCCGAGGAGATCTGCGAAATCCAGAATCTCCCCGATCCCCTCTTCGTACAGATGCAGGTCCATGACCGCCCGTTCCGTCTCTGGGACGGCGAGCTGCTCGAATACCGCCGCCGGCTCGATCTGCGCACGGGGGAACTGGTGCGCACCGTGCGCCGGGACGACGGCGAGGGGCGCATCACGCGCTTCGAGTTCCGCCGCTTCTGCGGGATGGACCGCCGTCACCTGATCATGCAGCGGATCTGCGTCACGCCCGAGAATCACGATGCCGTCCTCGCCTTCCGTTCGGGCATCGATGCCGGCCTGAACGACACCTGCGAAGACACCATACACGAAGAAGCCGAAGACGGGTTCACGCTCAGGAGCACGCTCCCGAGCACCGGCGTATCGGTGTTCCAGGCCGTGCGGCACCGCATCCTCGCAGACGGCCGGCCGGCCGATCCCGCGTGGTCGCGCGGCGAACGACTGCGCCGGCACACCGCATCCACCCGCCTGGAGGTCGCGAAAGGCGAGACGGTCGTCCTCGAAAAAAGCTGCGCGCTGTACTCGTCGCGGGATCCGGACCTCGACGATCCCGCCGAGGCCGCGGTCGAGCTGGCCGACCGCGCGGCGGCGGAGGGCTACGACGCAGCGTTCGGCTCACACGCCGAGGCCTGGCGGCGTCTCTGGCGCGAGACGGACATCCGCATCGAAAACGGTCCCGACGACCAGCGCATGATCCGGTTTGCGATCTTTCATCTGATCATCGCCTCTCCCCACCCCGACTCTTCGGTGAGCATCGCCGCAAAATCGCTGAGCGGCTACGGCTACGGGGGATGTGTGTTCTGGGACGACGACATCAATCTCGCGCCCTTCTACCAGTGGGCACTCCCGGAATACGCGCGCTCCCACCACCGCTACCGGACCCGGATGCTGGACGCCGCCCGCGAATATGCGCAATCCGAAGGCCGCGAAGGCGCGCGCTACCCGTGGCAGAGTTCGGTCTCGGGCCACGAGCACGCGCCCGTATCCATCAACTGCAGCCGCACCCAGATCCACGTCGTACCCGACGTCGCCCATTCCATCTTCCGCTACGCGGCCACCTCCGGCGACCGCGAATTCCTCTACCGCCACGGGCTGGAAGCGGCCGTGGAGAGCAGCCGCTACATGATGCAGCGCCTGGTCCGCCACGAGGCGGAGGATCGTTACGAGATTCACGGCGTCGGCGGCCCCGACGAGTACCATCCGATCACGAACAACAACGCCTACACCAACTGGACGACGGCGGAGGTGCTGCTCCGCACCGCCGATGCGCTCGACGCACTGCGCGCGGAAGACGCAGACCGCGCGCGAGAACTCGAGGCCCGCCTGCAGCTCCGCGACGGCGAGCCGGCCCGCTGGCGCGAGGCCGGACAGAAAATGTTCCGGCCCGTGGACGAGACGACGGGGCTGATCCCGCAGTGCGACGGGTTCTTCGACCTGCAGGACGACTGGGAGCGCGTGGGTTCGGACTGGGGCGGGCCGGGGGCGGAGTATCATCGCTGCAAGGGGATCAAGCAGCCGGACGTCATCCTGCTGCTCACGCTCTTCCCCGAACAGTTCGAGCGACGGCACTGGGTCGCCAACTGGGATTACTACGAACGATTCATTCTGCACGGCTCGTCGCTCAGCCCCTCTATCCACGCCCTGGCGGCCGCGAAGATCGGCCTCGTCCAGCGCGCGCGGTACTATTTCCGGCTGGCCGGATCGTTCGATTTCGAGGACTACAACAACGACTCGGAAGCAGGTATTCACATCGGCAACTGCGGGGGCCTGTGGCAGGCGGCGATCTACGGGTTCGCCGGGCTGGAATTACGCGGCGACACGCTGTACTTCGACCCCCATCTGCCTGAAGAATGGGGGGCCATTTCGTTCCGCCTGCATTTTCGGGGACAGGCCGTCGATGCCGCGGTCCGGTCAGGCGGGGTCGAGATCCGCGCCGACGAAAGCAATCCGGCCCCGGTTCGCATAGGCGGGTTCGGCCGCACGGATGAAGTGCGCGCCGGTGAGACGAAGGAACTGACCGGCCACGCCTCGTGA
- a CDS encoding sulfatase: protein MRSMMKGVRTRTGIMIALIVLGLQTISRAAVNASLKANRPWNFIVILLDDAGWRDLGFTGNPYIETPHIDRLAEQGMIFTAAHATHPFSAPSRQSMLTGQWPARTAWTRRGELNRPDMPRPNAPYSPTWAPAWTQQRPEFASIAEMLKSKDYATAHIGKWHFGNVGGDVTPESEGFDVNFGGAETTGAIKNYFAPFQGLPGDVDSKPGEYLTRRLTDETLDFIRANRERPFYVQLWHYAPHTPIMAPEKEVQYYREKKERIGDASLNPTYAAMLDVVDQGVGRVLETLEELGIRDRTVILLSSDNGGRELFGSVPITSVDPYRGEKRYTYLGGLRVPMAIHWPGAVQGARSDLPVCIMDFYPTILDIAGVPLPEEQPTDGISLKPLLTTGRQPDLGRRPLFWYNVTALLGDDATPVVPVAALQRGPWRLVRNFGLPPELYHVGDDPGESRNLADRNPEVLAALQKTLAGWLKDTGIALPTPNSQYDPDYVIPRQVSGEILPRDLSPVREWEPGAANSSWRARRMITLARDRGVLRMKSGGVYPVAGTADAEGLTAGRYAVQVELKVATGGRIRFSCHDRKSRTTTVEFFPKRDGSWHTLTGVFEIGHEPESFSLAAPTHLNMGGHYDPSTQPDYIEVRAIRLYRMAYE, encoded by the coding sequence ATGAGATCGATGATGAAAGGCGTGCGAACACGAACGGGCATTATGATCGCTCTGATCGTACTGGGGCTCCAGACGATCTCGCGGGCGGCCGTGAACGCGTCGCTCAAGGCAAACCGGCCGTGGAATTTTATCGTCATCCTGCTCGACGACGCCGGCTGGCGCGACCTCGGGTTTACCGGCAATCCGTACATAGAGACGCCCCACATCGACCGGCTCGCCGAACAGGGCATGATCTTTACCGCGGCCCATGCCACCCACCCCTTTTCCGCTCCCTCGCGCCAGAGCATGCTGACGGGCCAGTGGCCCGCGCGCACGGCCTGGACGCGGCGCGGAGAACTCAACCGCCCCGATATGCCGCGCCCCAATGCGCCCTACTCCCCGACCTGGGCGCCGGCGTGGACCCAACAGCGCCCCGAGTTCGCCAGCATTGCGGAAATGCTCAAGAGCAAGGACTATGCTACCGCCCATATCGGAAAATGGCACTTCGGCAATGTCGGCGGCGACGTGACGCCGGAGAGCGAGGGCTTCGACGTCAATTTCGGCGGCGCGGAGACGACGGGCGCGATTAAGAATTACTTCGCCCCGTTTCAGGGTCTGCCCGGCGACGTGGACTCGAAGCCGGGCGAGTACCTGACCCGCCGACTGACCGATGAGACGCTCGACTTCATTCGCGCGAACCGCGAGCGGCCCTTCTACGTGCAGCTGTGGCATTACGCGCCGCACACCCCGATCATGGCACCCGAAAAAGAAGTGCAGTACTACCGCGAAAAGAAGGAACGAATCGGCGACGCGTCGCTCAACCCCACCTACGCCGCCATGCTTGACGTCGTCGACCAGGGCGTCGGCCGCGTCCTGGAGACGCTGGAGGAACTGGGCATCCGGGATCGGACGGTGATCCTGCTCAGTTCCGATAACGGGGGGCGTGAGCTTTTCGGATCGGTCCCGATCACCTCCGTGGACCCCTACCGCGGCGAGAAACGCTACACTTATCTCGGCGGCTTGCGGGTACCGATGGCCATCCACTGGCCGGGTGCCGTGCAGGGCGCCAGGTCAGATCTCCCCGTGTGCATCATGGATTTCTATCCCACGATTCTCGACATCGCGGGCGTCCCGCTCCCTGAAGAACAGCCCACGGACGGGATCAGCCTGAAACCCCTGCTGACCACCGGACGGCAGCCGGATCTCGGGCGGCGCCCACTCTTCTGGTACAACGTGACCGCGCTGCTGGGCGACGACGCGACCCCGGTCGTTCCGGTCGCCGCGTTGCAGCGCGGCCCCTGGCGTCTGGTACGGAATTTCGGCCTGCCGCCGGAACTCTATCATGTCGGGGACGATCCCGGCGAAAGCCGGAACCTGGCCGACCGGAACCCTGAAGTGCTCGCCGCCCTGCAGAAGACGCTCGCGGGCTGGCTCAAGGACACCGGCATCGCCCTCCCCACACCCAACTCGCAGTACGACCCGGATTACGTCATTCCGCGTCAGGTCTCCGGGGAGATCCTCCCCCGCGACCTCTCCCCCGTACGCGAATGGGAACCCGGTGCAGCGAACAGTTCGTGGCGCGCCCGGCGGATGATCACGCTCGCGCGCGACCGCGGGGTGCTGCGCATGAAATCCGGGGGCGTCTACCCGGTCGCCGGTACGGCGGACGCGGAAGGGCTCACCGCCGGGCGGTATGCCGTGCAGGTGGAACTGAAGGTGGCCACGGGAGGGAGAATCCGGTTCAGCTGCCACGACCGTAAAAGCCGGACCACGACGGTCGAATTCTTCCCGAAGCGGGACGGCTCGTGGCACACGCTCACCGGGGTGTTCGAGATCGGCCACGAGCCGGAATCGTTCAGCCTGGCCGCGCCTACGCATCTCAACATGGGCGGTCACTACGATCCCTCGACCCAACCCGACTACATCGAGGTACGCGCCATCCGGCTCTACAGGATGGCCTACGAATGA
- a CDS encoding sulfatase-like hydrolase/transferase, which yields MSRSRRDFLRSLAWTGAAAAASGTAATAGRPTRPNIVLLFADDLGYADIGLHGAQDLKTPNIDALGLNGMQFEQGYVTYPACGPSRASLMTGRHHHRIGFPTNPDQVIPTRPGNPRGLSQEEITLPELLKRRGYATGMVGKWHLGHSFDDHPIKHGFDEFYGFMGSLYRYFDLGNLKPPKCIMRGTERVHEKEYLTYAFAREANHFIARHRDEPFFLYVAFNAVHTPLMDDEDPGPVDIPLNGVDDPRENRKTYINMVEALDTAVGDIRAKLREAGLEENTLVFFISDNGGARKTGAYRNDPLRDYKGTLFEGGIRVPFLAEWPGTIPAGSRYQPVVSSMDVYATCARLAGASLPGDRVYDSADLTPVLAGRSAKPLHDEPLFWKAQGMKAVRDGDWKLVVTRDGRPHLYDIRNDIGEEVDLATVYPERTRTLMRAFERWEATLPPPDFKRFPAEEYRRWEKRQERASG from the coding sequence ATGAGTCGCAGCCGCAGAGACTTTCTTCGATCTTTGGCCTGGACCGGCGCGGCGGCCGCTGCGTCGGGTACCGCCGCAACGGCGGGACGTCCCACCCGGCCCAACATCGTCCTCCTCTTCGCCGACGACCTCGGTTATGCAGACATCGGGCTGCATGGTGCGCAGGATCTCAAGACCCCGAACATCGATGCCCTCGGCCTGAACGGGATGCAGTTTGAGCAGGGGTATGTGACCTACCCCGCCTGCGGTCCGTCGCGCGCCAGTCTGATGACGGGGCGTCATCACCACCGGATCGGATTCCCGACCAACCCGGACCAGGTGATTCCGACCCGCCCCGGCAATCCGCGCGGGCTCTCGCAGGAGGAAATTACACTGCCCGAGCTGTTAAAGCGCCGGGGCTACGCCACCGGCATGGTCGGCAAGTGGCACCTCGGTCATTCGTTCGACGACCACCCGATCAAGCACGGGTTCGACGAGTTCTACGGCTTCATGGGTTCGCTCTACCGCTACTTCGATCTCGGGAATCTGAAGCCCCCGAAATGCATCATGCGCGGGACCGAGCGCGTCCATGAGAAGGAATACCTGACCTACGCCTTCGCGCGGGAGGCCAACCACTTTATCGCGCGTCACCGCGATGAACCTTTCTTCCTGTACGTGGCTTTCAATGCCGTGCACACGCCGCTGATGGATGATGAGGATCCGGGTCCGGTCGACATTCCGTTGAACGGGGTCGACGATCCCCGCGAGAACCGCAAGACGTACATCAACATGGTCGAAGCGCTCGATACCGCGGTGGGGGATATCCGCGCGAAGCTGCGCGAGGCGGGACTGGAGGAAAACACCCTCGTCTTTTTCATCAGCGATAACGGCGGTGCGCGCAAGACGGGCGCCTACCGTAACGACCCGTTGCGCGACTACAAAGGCACGCTGTTTGAAGGCGGTATCCGCGTTCCCTTCCTCGCGGAATGGCCCGGTACGATCCCCGCCGGCTCGCGGTATCAGCCCGTCGTCTCCTCGATGGACGTCTACGCGACCTGCGCCCGTCTCGCCGGGGCCTCGCTGCCCGGCGACCGCGTCTACGACTCGGCGGATCTGACGCCCGTGCTCGCCGGCCGCAGCGCAAAACCGCTCCATGACGAACCTCTCTTCTGGAAAGCCCAGGGGATGAAAGCGGTGAGGGACGGCGACTGGAAGCTGGTCGTCACCCGCGACGGCAGGCCGCATCTTTACGACATCCGCAATGACATTGGCGAAGAAGTGGATCTCGCCACAGTTTATCCCGAACGAACCCGTACGCTAATGCGCGCATTTGAGCGCTGGGAAGCGACGCTGCCGCCGCCGGACTTCAAGCGGTTTCCCGCCGAAGAATACCGCCGCTGGGAAAAGCGACAGGAGCGCGCCTCCGGATGA
- a CDS encoding prepilin-type N-terminal cleavage/methylation domain-containing protein, producing MKRRAFTLIELLVVIAIVALLLSILFPLIEQGVSFARDAQCKSNLRNLAIAQKQYTADHGIHTFVWGNNDEGSPYEGIPWYALRWEHSLLPYTKDSPGDQFRVPNYEVLEKLMYEGVYRCPEIPADTPDPLDDSGTKTYRMSYSMNKWLSQENSKARNINVYRHSMWNPQLVQHPAKTLLYNRQP from the coding sequence ATGAAACGCCGCGCCTTCACACTGATCGAACTGCTGGTGGTCATCGCGATCGTCGCCCTGCTGCTCAGCATCCTGTTCCCGCTGATCGAGCAGGGCGTCTCGTTCGCGCGCGACGCGCAGTGCAAATCCAACCTCCGCAATCTGGCCATCGCCCAGAAACAGTATACTGCCGACCACGGCATCCATACCTTCGTCTGGGGCAATAACGATGAAGGCTCGCCCTACGAGGGGATACCGTGGTACGCCCTGCGCTGGGAGCACAGCCTGTTGCCCTATACCAAGGACTCCCCCGGCGACCAGTTCCGCGTCCCCAACTATGAGGTCCTCGAGAAGCTGATGTACGAGGGCGTGTATCGCTGTCCCGAGATTCCCGCCGACACCCCCGATCCGCTCGACGACTCAGGCACCAAGACCTACCGCATGTCCTACTCGATGAACAAGTGGCTCAGCCAGGAAAACTCCAAAGCCCGAAACATCAATGTGTACAGGCACAGCATGTGGAACCCCCAGCTTGTACAGCACCCCGCCAAAACCCTGCTCTATAATCGACAGCCATAA